A window of the Streptomyces sp. NBC_00250 genome harbors these coding sequences:
- the mgrA gene encoding L-glyceraldehyde 3-phosphate reductase gives MTDSPLYRASADRYDAMEYRRSGRSGLKLPAISLGLWHNFGDDRALDTQRAILRRAFDLGVTHFDLANNYGPPPGSAELNFGKLFAQDFAPYRDELIISTKAGYEMHPGPYGEWGSRKYLLSSLDASLNRMGLDYVDIFYSHRFDPHTPLEETMGALASAVQQGKALYVGVSSYNSEQTAEAARLLREMGVPALIHQPSYSMINRWTEDDGLLDTLEEAGMGCISFVPLAQGLLTDKYLKGIPEGSRATQGKSLDPNLLSDEVLRRLHGLADIASRRGQSLAQLALSWVLRDERMTSALIGASSVAQLEENVAALAGAPLTSEELAEIDSFAVDTQGTNIWAGRG, from the coding sequence GTGACTGATTCCCCCCTGTACCGCGCCTCCGCGGACCGATACGACGCCATGGAGTACCGCCGCTCGGGCCGCAGCGGCCTCAAGCTCCCCGCGATCTCCCTCGGCCTCTGGCACAACTTCGGCGACGACCGCGCGCTGGACACCCAGCGCGCGATCCTGCGCCGCGCCTTCGACCTCGGCGTCACCCACTTCGACCTGGCGAACAACTACGGGCCGCCGCCCGGCTCCGCCGAGCTGAACTTCGGCAAGCTCTTCGCCCAGGACTTCGCGCCCTACCGCGACGAGCTGATCATCTCCACCAAGGCCGGCTACGAGATGCACCCCGGCCCGTACGGCGAGTGGGGCTCCCGCAAGTACCTGCTGTCCTCGCTCGACGCCTCCCTGAACCGGATGGGCCTCGACTACGTCGACATCTTCTACTCGCACCGCTTCGACCCGCACACCCCGCTGGAGGAGACGATGGGGGCCCTGGCCTCCGCCGTCCAGCAGGGCAAGGCGCTGTACGTCGGTGTCTCCTCGTACAACAGCGAGCAGACCGCCGAGGCCGCGCGGCTCCTGCGCGAGATGGGCGTCCCCGCCCTCATCCACCAGCCCTCGTACTCGATGATCAACCGCTGGACCGAGGACGACGGCCTCCTCGACACCCTCGAGGAAGCCGGCATGGGCTGCATCTCCTTCGTGCCGCTGGCACAGGGGCTGCTCACCGACAAGTACCTGAAGGGCATCCCGGAGGGCTCGCGGGCCACCCAGGGCAAGTCCCTGGACCCGAACCTGCTCTCCGACGAGGTGCTGCGGCGCCTTCACGGCCTCGCGGACATCGCGAGCCGGCGCGGGCAGTCCCTGGCACAGCTGGCGCTGTCCTGGGTGCTGCGGGACGAGCGGATGACCTCGGCGCTGATCGGCGCGTCCAGCGTCGCCCAGCTGGAGGAGAACGTGGCGGCCCTGGCGGGTGCGCCGCTGACCTCGGAGGAGCTGGCGGAGATCGATTCGTTCGCCGTCGACACCCAGGGCACGAACATCTGGGCCGGCCGGGGCTGA
- a CDS encoding prepilin peptidase: MYVTMIALAALWGAAAGLLVPRAAYRLSVTPEEPWRDRCPAGHALAGPARGWLGGPGRQECATPGSPYTAPLLTALACAVLAAATGGPRPELAVWLLGAPFAVLLATVDARVHRLPDGLTLPLAAAVPLLLGVAELLPYDAGSWPYAVLGALALGGAYLVLFLVNPSGLAFGDVKLALPLGAALGWYGWGVLFAGAFAGFLLGAVYGLGLVLLRRADRSSMIPFGPFMLAGGLAGLLLGAFTALP, from the coding sequence GTGTACGTCACCATGATCGCCCTCGCCGCCCTCTGGGGCGCCGCCGCCGGGCTGCTCGTGCCGCGTGCCGCGTACCGGCTCTCCGTGACCCCCGAGGAGCCGTGGCGGGACCGCTGCCCCGCCGGGCACGCGCTCGCCGGGCCCGCGCGCGGCTGGCTCGGCGGGCCTGGGCGGCAGGAGTGCGCGACACCCGGAAGCCCGTACACGGCACCGCTGCTCACCGCCCTCGCCTGTGCCGTGCTCGCCGCCGCCACCGGCGGGCCCCGGCCCGAGCTCGCGGTCTGGCTGCTCGGCGCGCCCTTCGCCGTTCTCCTCGCCACTGTCGACGCGCGCGTGCACCGGCTTCCGGACGGGCTCACCCTGCCGCTCGCCGCCGCGGTGCCGCTCCTCCTCGGCGTCGCCGAGCTCCTCCCGTACGACGCGGGCTCCTGGCCGTACGCGGTGCTCGGCGCGCTCGCGCTCGGCGGCGCCTACCTGGTGCTGTTCCTGGTCAACCCGAGCGGCCTCGCCTTCGGGGACGTCAAGCTGGCGCTGCCGCTGGGCGCGGCCCTCGGCTGGTACGGCTGGGGTGTGCTCTTCGCCGGGGCGTTCGCGGGGTTCCTGCTCGGCGCGGTGTACGGCCTCGGGCTCGTCCTCCTGCGGCGGGCCGACCGCTCCTCGATGATTCCGTTCGGCCCGTTCATGCTCGCGGGCGGGTTGGCCGGCCTGCTCCTCGGCGCGTTCACGGCCCTGCCCTGA
- a CDS encoding isoprenyl transferase produces the protein MNLRDLVYGLYARRVEGRLDHAQVPKHIGVILDGNRRWAKASGGTPEQGHKAGADKIQELLGWCAETDVEVVTLWMLSTDNLNRPEEQLVPLLGIIENAVRALAADGRWRVNHVGTMDLLPARTQSVLKEAEQATHDNTGILVNVAVGYGGRQEIADAVRSLLLEHAERGTSFEELAEIVDVEHISEHLYTRGQPDPDLVIRTSGEQRLSGFMLWQSAHSEYYFCEVHWPAFRKVDFLRALRDYAARHRRYGT, from the coding sequence GTGAACCTGCGCGACCTGGTGTACGGGCTCTACGCACGCCGGGTGGAAGGCCGCCTCGACCATGCCCAGGTGCCCAAGCACATCGGGGTCATCCTCGACGGGAACCGCCGCTGGGCCAAGGCCTCCGGCGGGACGCCCGAGCAGGGGCACAAGGCGGGCGCGGACAAGATCCAGGAGCTGCTCGGCTGGTGCGCCGAGACCGACGTCGAGGTCGTCACGCTCTGGATGCTCTCCACGGACAACCTGAACCGGCCCGAGGAGCAGCTCGTCCCGCTGCTCGGCATCATCGAGAACGCGGTGCGGGCGCTCGCCGCCGACGGCCGCTGGCGGGTCAACCACGTCGGCACCATGGACCTGCTCCCCGCGCGCACGCAGTCGGTGCTCAAGGAGGCCGAGCAGGCCACCCACGACAACACGGGGATACTCGTGAACGTGGCCGTGGGCTACGGCGGCCGGCAGGAGATCGCGGACGCGGTCCGCTCGCTGCTCCTGGAGCACGCGGAGCGCGGGACGAGCTTCGAGGAGCTCGCCGAGATCGTCGACGTCGAGCACATCTCGGAGCACCTGTACACGCGCGGTCAGCCCGACCCGGACCTGGTGATCCGCACCAGCGGCGAGCAGCGGCTGTCCGGATTCATGCTGTGGCAGAGCGCCCATTCCGAGTACTACTTCTGTGAAGTGCACTGGCCGGCCTTCCGCAAGGTCGACTTCCTGCGGGCGCTGCGCGACTACGCCGCCCGGCACCGGCGTTACGGAACCTGA
- a CDS encoding DUF192 domain-containing protein: protein MGKWADGTGTLATESGREVPLEVAASYRARRRGLLGRDGMAGALLIVRTNSVHTFGMRFPIDVAYLDGSLTVRSVVTMRPGRLGMIRPRGRHVLEAEAGAMEGWGLRPGVRVRVETDSGLTAGPNRAG from the coding sequence ATGGGGAAATGGGCGGACGGTACGGGGACGCTGGCGACGGAATCCGGCCGGGAGGTGCCGCTGGAGGTGGCGGCGTCGTACCGGGCGCGACGGCGGGGGCTGCTCGGGCGGGACGGGATGGCGGGGGCGTTGCTCATCGTCCGGACGAACAGCGTGCACACCTTCGGGATGCGGTTCCCGATCGACGTGGCTTATCTGGACGGCTCGCTCACGGTCCGCTCGGTCGTCACGATGCGGCCGGGACGCCTCGGCATGATCCGGCCGCGTGGCCGGCACGTTCTGGAGGCGGAGGCGGGCGCGATGGAGGGGTGGGGGCTGCGGCCGGGGGTACGCGTGCGCGTGGAGACGGATTCCGGGCTCACGGCGGGCCCGAACCGAGCAGGGTGA
- a CDS encoding PhoH family protein, which translates to MVTSTKRRLSDRRTYVLDTSVLLADPNAMSRFEEHEVVLPIVVVTELEAKRHHPELGYFARQALRLLDDFRVRYGRLDAPLPVGELGGTLRVELNHSDPGVLPAGYRLGDNDSRILAVARNLQAEGYDVTVVSKDLPLRIKASSVGLLAEEYRAELAITDANGWTGMSELALSGEQVDLLFEQNTLYVPEAAELPVHTGLVLQSERGKALGRVTADGNVRLVRGDREAFGLHGRSAEQRIALDLLLDPDVGIISMGGRAGTGKSALALCAGLEAVLERRQHQKVMVFRPLYAVGGQELGYLPGSESEKMSPWAQAVFDTLSSVASREVIEEVLGRGMLEVLPLTHIRGRSLHDAFVIVDEAQSLERNVLLTVLSRIGANSRVVLTHDVAQRDNLRVGRYDGVVAVVEKLKGHPLFAHVTLTRSERSQIAALVTEMLEDGQI; encoded by the coding sequence GTGGTGACCAGCACGAAGCGCCGCCTTTCCGACCGGCGCACCTATGTTCTCGACACCAGCGTCCTGCTGGCCGACCCCAACGCCATGTCGCGCTTCGAGGAGCACGAGGTGGTGCTCCCGATCGTCGTCGTGACGGAGCTGGAGGCCAAGCGGCACCATCCCGAACTCGGGTACTTCGCCCGGCAGGCCCTGCGCCTCCTGGACGACTTCCGGGTCCGGTACGGGCGCCTGGACGCCCCGCTCCCCGTCGGGGAGCTGGGCGGCACCCTGCGTGTCGAACTCAACCATTCCGACCCCGGCGTACTGCCCGCCGGCTACAGGTTGGGGGACAACGACTCACGGATCCTCGCGGTCGCGCGGAACCTCCAGGCCGAGGGGTACGACGTCACGGTCGTCTCCAAGGACCTGCCGCTGCGCATCAAGGCCTCCTCCGTCGGACTCCTCGCCGAGGAGTACCGGGCCGAGCTCGCCATCACGGACGCCAACGGCTGGACCGGGATGTCCGAGCTCGCCCTCTCCGGCGAGCAGGTGGACCTGCTCTTCGAGCAGAACACGCTGTACGTGCCGGAGGCCGCCGAGCTTCCGGTCCACACCGGTCTGGTGCTCCAGTCCGAGCGCGGCAAGGCGCTCGGCCGGGTCACCGCCGACGGGAACGTACGGCTGGTCAGGGGCGACCGGGAGGCGTTCGGCCTGCACGGTCGCAGCGCCGAGCAGCGGATCGCGCTCGATCTGCTCCTCGACCCGGACGTCGGCATCATCTCCATGGGCGGCCGGGCCGGCACCGGCAAGTCCGCGCTCGCGCTCTGCGCGGGCCTGGAGGCCGTCCTGGAGCGCCGTCAGCACCAGAAGGTGATGGTCTTCCGTCCGCTGTACGCGGTCGGCGGCCAGGAGCTCGGCTACCTGCCGGGCAGCGAGTCCGAGAAGATGAGCCCGTGGGCCCAGGCCGTCTTCGACACGCTGTCCTCGGTCGCGAGCCGCGAGGTGATCGAGGAGGTGCTCGGCCGCGGGATGCTGGAGGTCCTGCCGCTCACCCACATCCGGGGCCGTTCGCTCCACGACGCGTTCGTCATCGTGGACGAGGCCCAGTCCCTGGAGCGGAACGTCCTGTTGACCGTTCTGTCCCGTATCGGGGCGAATTCGCGGGTCGTTCTGACCCATGACGTCGCCCAGCGGGACAACCTCAGGGTCGGCCGGTACGACGGAGTCGTCGCCGTCGTCGAGAAACTGAAGGGGCATCCGCTCTTCGCCCATGTCACCCTCACCCGCTCCGAGCGCTCCCAGATCGCGGCGCTCGTGACGGAGATGCTGGAGGACGGTCAGATCTGA